The region CGTGGAGGAGAACCACACTCAACGATCTCAAATAGTAACTAGAACATGTGCAACGAACAaatctttgttttaaattttcaaGTTGTGCTCTTTCCCTGCGTGTAGCCACACTCactaataattaaaaataactgaatcacatcaagaaaataaaatctgaaaagtTCCGTGAAGTTTctaaagtgaaatgaaataaaataatttgcagTGACGAGTTTCAAAAggaccttcttcttcttttattcaCGTATTTGCTGTGAACTCAGATTTCATCTGCGCTGCATCATCCTGCAGCGACCGAGGAACCAGACGCTCAGATTTATCTCTGTGACCTTTCATGTATCTGCAGCATCAGACTCATCCTCACTTCACTGCCTCCAGCGATAAACCTGCCACCAGCAGGATGACGAACTGACTGACCCTGCTGAGAGTCGCCCTGCTGAGTCTGCTGCCACAGGACAGATGTTCCTGCTGccacaggacagatgttaatccTGCTGAGTGACCTTTCTCTGTAATGACGCTGTTAAAATGTATGAGACGCAGCACAGGGGCacagtattattatttctttatttatctctgTGTTAATACAAGCAGGCAGGGGCAGTGAGGTAAAGTTATGATATGTAATAAATatatcagattttatttatattacataGAATTAATGAAGCTGTAGGATTCTCGATGATAATCAGTTGCAAGAGCAGAATCTAATAATGTGAGTTcacagaaaactgaatataaaacaaatgaagctGGAATAAGAGAATTTAGcacatttttgtaaattagatttaaaaaaaatatttgtttgtttttaccaaaatgtttctttaaacagAAAAATCACTTTTCTTTCAACAGAACATTGTTAGAAACATTCTGACTGAAATAAGATCAAATACAGTCAtttgtaaaaaagtcaaagataTTGACAACGATgtcaaaatgatgaaataatgtaTTTCTGTGTAAAATCAATATAACTGGTagttactgttttattttacatccaGTTGTAAATTGAATCACTGAAAGAAAAACCTCATGTTCTACTGATGAATTAACTTCTCAGGTTGACCCCAGTCACTCCTCCATGCTCCCCGGTCCCTGCTCCCCGGTCCCTGCTCCCTGCTCCCCGGTCCCTGCTCCCCGGTCCCTGCTCCCTGCTCCCCGGTCCCTGCTCCCTGCTCCCCGGTCCCTGCTCCCCGGTCCCTGCTCCCTGCTCCCCGGTCCCTGCTCCCCGGTCCCTGCTCCCTGCTCCCCGGTCCCTGCTCCCCGGTCCCTGCTCCCCGGTCCCCGGACTCACCCTCTCCCCACGATGAGCCGCAGCGCCTCCAGGTGACCGTGGTACGCGGCCCACAGAGTCGGTGTCATCCCATCTTCATCCGGCGCGTTCAGCTCCTTCCGTGTGGCCTCCTTCAGGACGTCCAGGTAACCGTCGCTGGCCGCCCGGTGGTACCTGTCGTTCATGGCGGCGCCCTCGGCCTCTGCCCCGGCAGCCCGGCTCACTCTGGGGTCGGTTCCATGGAGGATTGTGGAGGTTGTGCCCCGGTACTTGGGGAACTTTGAGTCCGGCGGCGGTGCGTCCTGAGCGGGTTGAGTCAGCTGCTGGACACCGGGGCGGGCTGGAGGGGCTGGTTGCTAGGAGACGGAAACGAGGCGTGCTGCTTCTCAGCAAGAGGCGGGGCTACTATAAATGTAGCCACGCCCATTTGAATAAATTAAGCATTTTTAACAACgtttgaattaaaaaagaaaataaagaaatttacttttttattgatAAAACTTAAGTTCAATACAGTttcaatgtttaatttattttaattaaactttaCTTTTAAATATTGAAACATGTAATTAatacataataaaatgttttattatcacTGTAAATATTGCACTGCTTTATAGGATCATATCATTTCTTATATAATACAATAAGAGTACATGTCGTATAttatataaacaaatacatgtaaTGCATTATTGGCCTTTAGCCAACAGCTACATATAAGCTAGTTCCTGCATTTTGGATTTAGGGCCCCAGACTGTAAACAGCTGTGTCTAAATTGAGAGTGTTGCGTATCAATAAAGTTTGATGAGGAAGTGAACCCTGATTGATGTTTGTCTTCCTGCAGCCACAACACAGATACACATCCTGTGGCTTCAGTTTGCTGATTAAAGCAAACATTCATTTAGTCAGacttattaaaaataaacagataatgAGCTTTATGTGAAGCAGTCGAGTTCTGTTGACCATTACTTTCACAACATAGTTGGAGGAGCAGCTACAGAGAATGTCAAGGTACGTTCTTCTGATATTGATCCATAATGGACTTggtttggattttatttgttgGCAGTTTTAATGATTCCACCTCTTTATGATGGAGTTTACTGTGATTTCATTTACTGATCTGAATCTAAACTGTTTGGTGTtgaactgtgttttatttaaaacaaatctcagTGTCCGTCTCACTGAAAACGTTCTAAATACAAAACGAGGAGCCGATAAGCTTTCAAACATGGACTTCACGTCTCTTAAAGTAAAATGAGCAATAATGGATCAAGGAATAACACAAATGTTCCATCGTCACAAAATAAGACGACAAAGAATATTGATACTTTCAAAGAACTGTCAATTTAGTGGCTTTTAATTGAGATGAAATTTTGTTCAATTAATGTAAACATCCTagattgttttcattgatgTACCATTTTActatatttaattatatcatatattttattgagatacatttattcattcaccTTCTGTCTCTGAATAgttttttgtggttttactTCGAAACATAATTTTATTACTTAAACTTCATCATTTTACCAAACTCAGGTGTTTCCTCATTGCACATTTATCGGAGTCAAAACTTTTCCTCAGTTCCTGTCATCATTGTTAAAATTTATAAGttgttgatttattgattgattcctttaaaatctataaaaatcTATAAAAAGATCAGGCATTCATATCAAACTTTACAAAAATACACCCAAACCTCTAAAACCCGGCTGCTGTTTGCAAAAGGCAGAACCAAGATATTAAAGACATGAGTTGATCTGAACGATCCTTTAAATTGGAGACAGAAACTAAAACATTATCAGCTGCAGCCGGTTATCAAAGCTGCTGCTCGGAGCCGTGCGTGTGATAAGGCTGAGGTTTATGATTCGGTTGCTTGTGCAGAATGAATGCAAACAGTGACACTGTGTGACACGGAGCCGATAAagactttcaaagtaaaacaacgTCACAGTTTCAGAGATCCCAGACTGTGCATTGATAAAGTTTCTGTGCAGGTCACTTGTGTCCAGGAAGGAAACTTCCATCCACACAACAAGTTGAGAAAGGTCAACATGAAAGGTAAACATGATACCTGTTGCTTTCCCTTTGAAAGGTGTGTTGGCTTTAAGGCACTGCAAAGAGACCACACCTTCATCTGTGTGGGAAGGTGGATCAGGACGATTACCAGAAACCTTCACTTGCATGCCTTCACATGTTGAGGGTTTGAGCTGAAGAGCGGCTGCATGAGAGAAAAGCCTGAAACTGAATGggaacaagaaaagaaagaaggagggtCAAAGGTTATACAAGCTGTGAATATGAATCCTGATCCCGGAGCCACAGAGATGGATTCCTCCTGCGTGACGCCTGGAAATCCCACCGGTGATGAACCAGAGAACCAGGAGCTGGATCCGGTGCTGGTTTGGGTTCCCAGCGGGCAACGTCTGATCTCTGGTCTGCTGGGGATGAACGTGGTCCTGCTGGGGACGGCTCTGGTGGGGGGACAGGCCTTTAACCCCGAGGGCCTGAAGCACCAGGAGCCCCAggttttcctgctgctgctgatggggGTCAGTTTGATCTGGATGCTGTGGTACCTGCTGTGGGCCCGGAAACAACCCGGCATCTGCCCACATAAAGACCACCACGCTGGGGGAATCACTGTCACCTGTAAGCCCCCTGTGTGTCATCATGATGTTAAAATACAGGATTTGTTCTGGATGTCTTAATGGAGTCtaccttctttctcctcttcagtGGTGCTCATTCTTTTCGCTGCGTTCAGTTCGCTGCTGTTCATCTGCAGGATTGGTTATTTGATCAGCGTGAGGGAGTGTCAGCCGGCTGCTAAAGTGCTCTCTGTGTTCATTGAGGCTCCTTTTCTGGTGCTGCAGGTAAAACCATGTTTACTGTTTgcaaaaagaagaggaaagaaaatgtgaagctgcagaaaaaacaacaagaccTGCAATGAGTGCAATCATTAACTTGAACATAAAGTAATCACAGacacaggatttcttttttattttgtgtatctTTTACTCAGCAGCAGCTAACTATGTCTATATTGGTAATCATTAGCTAATGCTAAACATTATGAGATTTCTAAGCTGCATGATTGTGCAGGTGAGATTCAAAAGTCAGTCATGCACTGATATTCTAATGTTGGCCTTTGTAACTGGTCGAACCAGTCCAGTGGCTGAATGTCACAgtctcatctttatttacacagaTCTGACATTTTCATAGGTGCAAAATTTTGATCACTAAATCTTTTTCTGTCAGAACCAAAGATTTTTTGGTGAATTTCCTTAATGCTTCAAATCACAGCTTTGCAAAATCCTGCAAACtgcaccctaaccctaaccagacaacacaacacacgactgaatgtataaatatatattagtttacaaatataattttaaatactttagGTGCAACACTGTTATATTCATTCAAACTTTACAGGATGAAAAAAGGACCTTACAccaacatgtttgtttccatagtttgtctcttcttcttctgcagcatttcaagatttgaatgatttaaattAATGTCTTGAATTAATCTTCAGTTTCTGACTGTTTGACTCGAACCTGCTTTTGTTTCACAGACATATTTACTGTGGGTTCACTCCAAAGACTGCATCCACAAACACAAGATCATCACCAGGTGCATCGCTCTATCTACATTTAGACATTTCATACTTTGTACTGGTTGTTATTTCTTGTCCTCGTCCCTGTTTTAAAGTgcttttgtgtatttctttatatttgcatgttgTGCATCAGGTCTGGACTGATGGTGATTCTATCAGCTGACCTGCTGCTATGGCTCAACGCCGTCACCGAGGACACGATCCACGAGGAGATCGAGTTAGAAAAGAGCGACGGGTTCAAGTTCAGCAACACAAACTCATCTGAGGCAGACGACTCTGATTCCGCAGGTAGTTACTCACAAAACATGAGTGAAAGTACTGCAGATCCTCAACGGCTGAATAAAGACACACGTACACATCAACTGTTTATATTGTAATTAAGACATATTACACGTCTCACTGCATATGATGAGTTCATCTAAACAAGCATATTGGCTGTAAACGTTAATCCACTACAACCCTGGcattccattcatccatccatcaatatATTCATCCATTTATCTCCACGTCTATAAATCTATTTCTCTCGCTGAGGAAACTCAGGGACTTCTGTGATGCCCCCTAGTGGTAACATGAGTTCCTTAGTGAGAGAAGCATCTTTGTACAAGGTGAATATTTGTGCAACCTTCCATCCCTGGTTTCAACTGTTCATCGTAACAAGTGTATTTCTGCCTCCAGGTAACTTGACGCTGTGTCGCTGCAGTGCGAGCGCCGCCTGCCTCACCTTCAGAAAAGGCTTTGAGATCTTGTACCCCTTCAACATGGAGTTCTACCTGATGGCAGGCTGCATGATCTACGTGATGTGGAAGA is a window of Paralichthys olivaceus isolate ysfri-2021 chromosome 21, ASM2471397v2, whole genome shotgun sequence DNA encoding:
- the LOC109646925 gene encoding proton channel OTOP3-like yields the protein MREKPETEWEQEKKEGGSKVIQAVNMNPDPGATEMDSSCVTPGNPTGDEPENQELDPVLVWVPSGQRLISGLLGMNVVLLGTALVGGQAFNPEGLKHQEPQVFLLLLMGVSLIWMLWYLLWARKQPGICPHKDHHAGGITVTLVLILFAAFSSLLFICRIGYLISVRECQPAAKVLSVFIEAPFLVLQTYLLWVHSKDCIHKHKIITRSGLMVILSADLLLWLNAVTEDTIHEEIELEKSDGFKFSNTNSSEADDSDSAGNLTLCRCSASAACLTFRKGFEILYPFNMEFYLMAGCMIYVMWKNVGRRTSPGHHVSQKLTLNIVYQGGVIYGLVFGGLVLAAGVTVFILYQVWVSQQHLRITAFLIFYGFHLAVMPVMSFCSLAGMLVHRLERRAHEGGLNPTRSLDVMLLVAAALGQLALSYFSLVAALALGTSGPLGDLDLSYSLLSLLELILQNIFIIEGLHRHPDLFAKKKKKQRSSIFKPKKKVTTPTQEEKKADISLLEGNTSAPPAAQEHDEKKSWHKRAIQEICAFLILSNIMLWVIPAFGAHPQFENGLGKQFFGFSAWFILVNLGQPLSVFYRMHSVGALLELFITA